The segment GGATTAGAAGTAAAAGATCCCACATAACTAGAATGAGGTTTTACTCTTTATGGCTTATCAAGTCCAAAAACTTGTCCAAAGTTTTTGTTTCTAAGCTCAGATTTCATAATCAGATTAGGTTTTGGAGATTAATAAAATTGTTTACATGTGATTTGAGATTAGGTGGCAGTATGAATATAAGCAGATGGACAAAATCACATGGTTCCACCTCTCTTCTTTTGAGTCCTActtgttaaaaatgaaatcatgtctGAGAAAGCACTTTAGAAGTTAATAAAGATATGTACAAATACAAGGTATTTTTATTGCTGCAATAAATAAGTTTATCTCTGCTCAATAGGCATAGGAGTGTGAACCACTCAGAGTTGAGGACTCGGCTTCTTAGTTCTGTAGGGTAGAAAGTAAGGGAGGACTAGAACAAATAGAAGTTGAGGGTGGGAGGGAAAATAGACCTATAATATTAGCTCTCACATGCCAGATGCTTTTGACTTACTGTTTAATTTTCAAAGCAACTTCATGAGATAGGTAAcaccatctccattttatagatgaggaaatttagGCCACAATTGCAGTTAATGACTGCCAAGAGAGAAGGATGTGAACTTTGGTTAGTCAGATGCTAGAACTTCTGTTTCTACTGTAACACACTGACCAGGTGACAGACATGTGGTCCCTCATGAATCACTGGCTTCCACCCCAAGCTAGTAAGAGGAGCGAGGAGTTGTGAACAGCAGCAGGCAGCCTAACGGTGACGCAGTGATGAGTCCAGGAACTGGTGCTCAGAGGAAGGTAGGGAGGATTCCCAGACATCCAAATCATTGCTTGTAGTTGCAGGTCCAGGTCTTTCTGGTCTTAGCGTCATCAAGCTAGCAAACTGCACCATGTCTTCATCACAGGGACTGCCTTCTATCATGTGGAGTAAGCTGTGGGtgcacaaatttaaaaaaacaagtcaGTATAAGTTCACACCAATAAAGTGCTGTCACATGTCTATTGAAATAGGAAACCTATTGAAAAAGTGCAAGGGTGCTGTTTGTAGAAAAACCCTAGTGGCCTTACAGCACTATGAGAAGAATCTGGTTGTCAGAGCTGCAATACATCATCTAGCTTCATCTCTACCTTTTACTAGCAGGAAAACTACAGAAAGGTGAAATAAGTTGTCCAGGGCATAAAGAGATCTGTGCAGAGCCAGGACAAgaagctagatttttttttttttttttaaacttttgttcagttcagttcagtcgctcagtcgtgtccgactctttgcaaccccatgaatcacagcacgccaggcctccctgtccatcaccaattcccggagttcacttagactcatgtccatagagtcagtgatgccatccagccatctcatcctctgtcgtcccctgctcctcttgcccccaatccctcccagcatcagtcttttccaatgagtcagctcttcgcgtgagatggccaaagtactggagtttcagctttagcagcattccttccaaagaaatcccagggctgatctccttcagaatggactggttggatctccctgcagtccaagggactctcaagagtcttctccaacaccacagttcaaaagcatcaattcttcggcgctcagccttcttcacagtccaactctcacatccatacatgaccactggaaaaaccatagccttgactagacggacctttgttggcaaagtaatgtctctgcttttcaatatgctatctaggttggtcataactttccttccaaggagtaagcgtcttttaatttcatggctgcagtcaccatctgcagtgattttggagcccagaaaaataaagtctgacactgtttccccatctatttcccatgaagtgatgggaccggatgccatgatcttcgttttctgaaagttgagctttaagccaactttttcactccactttcacttccatcaagaggcttttgagttcctcttcactttctgccataacggtggtgtcatttgcatatctgaggtgattgatatttctcccggcaatcttgattccagcttgtgtttcttccagcccagcgtttctcatgatgtactctgcatagaagttaaataagcagggtgacaatgtacaggcttgatgtactccttttcctatttggaaccagtctgttgttccatgtccagttctaactgttgcttcagcCACCACAAAAAACAAGTTAGAGTGTGTTGAAGTGTGTTACAGTGTAAAACTGGCTGCTCTTGTCTTCCAAGAGGTTTGGCAGGTCAAGGAGTGATGTATCTCACTGCTCTGCCATCCCTAATTCTTACCTCCAGCCCTTGCTGCAGAATTCTACAGTGCTAAGGAAATCTGTAGTGTAGAGGAAAGGAATTAGATGTGAGTTAGGCCAGGGTCCATTCACATCTTGGCTTTGCCATTTCCTGAGTAACCTCAGactcattttctctctcagaCCTCCAGGTTTTTTCATGTGTTAAAGGGAATTGTAATTCCATTAGATCATTGATATGCAAGTAATTTTAAACTATAAACCTGTTCAAGTGCCAATCCTTTTACTAATACCTTTATTATTCAGTGAataaactgaagcccagagaagtgaGCAAAAGCAAGGCTGCACAGCTCATTAGAGGTGGGATCAGAACTTGAACCCAGAGCTCTTGACCCAGCCCCCTTACAGTCAAGAAGAACCTCTGAAAGGCCACTCAGGGGGCTTCAAGAGGAGAGGGACACAGGGTTGAAGTTGGCAGTTTGGGTGCAGGTTtgaagttgtttagtcactgagtcatgtccaactctttttcaaccacatggactgtagcccccaggttcctctgtccatgggattttccaggcaagaatactggggaggattgcaattgccttctctagggaatcttcctgaccctgggatttaactcaagtctcctacattggcaagcagattctttaccactgagccacctgggaagcccaggtttgagGTAGGGAAAGGGAAAATGACTGAGCAGAACTCTCTAGACTGTGTATTTAGGGTCCATGTGTACTACCCATCATTACAGAGTAGCCTCAGGAAATATGGCAGAGACTAAATCTGACGGAAAGAACACCCAGATCAGACTTCCCTGGTTAGGAATCTGCCAGctagtgcagaggacacaggtttgatccctggtccgggaagatttcacatgccacagagcaactaggcccgtgtgccacaactactgagcccacacacctacAGCcttgctctacaacaagagaagctaccccaGGGGCTTCCcctatggtccagtggttaagaatcagcctgccaatgcaggggacacaggttagatcccggGAAGATCCCACTAAGCCTGTGCGCACGACTACtgagtgttgggggccagagtgaggtactccgcccatggcaaaggtcatgaggaaggaggctcgacatacgcaaaggcgggatcgagcctcaggagtccccctggaactcctcgagcatctacccccataaccagagcctgcctactttactactttgtgctcttacctacacctctgactttacggggggctgtcccccaccacctctttcagagaaggagttaacctagagctccagtcaataaaaactcttgggtgtgacaagagtgttttaacctacaaactcctctgaaggttctctagcctgcctgacaggcttgtccggccacatgtgattgctcacagcctcccaaccgtgagaggcacgagatgctttaaaccttctaaaaacaggttccttagaaaagttagaaaactattagtataagtataatgggctgattagaaattgtattggtgaagggtttttcatttgttgagccaatgtttgttgctaagtctccacatcccctgcccttacacacattaatgaatatatagaagaaataagtattaacctttgatattaatcacattagaccttaggctaagtaaattctttccttaactaaaacccactacaccctcaccctgtaggaatgtaactttatttgggtggcgtctgttttgagaataatcagccctggagaaataagtgtcctgattgactgaccgctgtcacaaggagagggtcgtaaattgtcagcaggcccccctggccagaagatgatgtaacacccctaagacctctgtatacatttgtatgaagcacctgactttaataaaagtcaggactgctgtccccacgtgacttttgtataacatctcagtgtataaaaacagactctggaaaataaagaattgggatcagtttctcgaaatactggtctccccatgtcgctctctctctcactctggctgagtctccatctggagcgcggaacccaccatgcttactaattatgcctgggcttctaagatccgaccggggaggcctcagtgtctcctctccttcgggagaacggaaggacgcctgcggcctacgtaagtggtgcaaacttcttgtcttgaagttttattggtcccccgcgtaaaccaagctactcagcctcttttctccactgaattttccgactgagctatccttattctattactctttatatctctaattaatatctaattgaagctatcgtatcctgatcctcgccgacgccgtctctccttcgaataccctggatcagccggggctggtccccggcaactGAGCcctgtgcaccctggagcccatgctctgcaacaagaggagccactgcggtgagaagcccgtgcaccacagctagagtcaGCCACACTCACCGCAACTACAGAatgcctgcatgcagcaatggacacccagtgcagccaaaactaaacaaagataaaaatgtccaagtattttcacatttactgtaaaaaaaaaaaaatagaagctacCCCAGTGAGAAACCCGTGCActacaaccagagaaagtccgtgcagcaacaaagacccagcacagccaaaaaaaaaaaaaaaaaagaatgcccaGCTCTGGGGCCAGTCTTGCTTTTTTTATCCCCTTACCAATTATGTGGGgtttcactggtagctcagcagtaaagaatctgcctgcaatgcagaagactcaggtttaatccctgggtcaagaagatcccctggagaaggaaatggcaacccattccagtattcttgcttgggaaaccccatggacagaggagcctggtgggctacagtccatagggtcaaaagagatggacacaacttagcgactaaacaattaTGTGACTTTGGGTGAGACACTTCCTCTATCTGGATTTAATTTTCTTAcaagtaaaatgaggataaaaattcTGCCCAAATACTTACATCGGGTGCTTTGAGGTTCCCACGGACATGGACATGGTTTATCACTGATGAAGCCAGCTAATGGGAACAGGGCTGGCATGTGACACAGGATCAAAATTGGCAGGTGTTGTGGCCAAATTTCTCCCATCTACCCAGGAGTGACCCACCCAAGACCGTCCCAGATCCCCTTCCAACCTCCTACCCTGTGTGGCACCACCACCTGCTTGTCTAGCTTCCTTCACCTACACCTCACAACCCCAGCCCTTCTGGGCTCAGATCccaacatgtatgtatatgtcctctcaactgggcttcccagcaGGCATGCCTCCACGCTGGTGTGCCTAGTACAAGTTAGAGTGTCCACAAGGTGGTCCTTTAACTTTCCGCTTGGCTGGCTGCAACTTGGGATGGCCAGAGCACCTCTGCTAGTTGCGGGACTCTGGTGAACAGCCTCAGTCATGTACCCCGGCAGCTTCACCCATGTATCCCAGATGCCATATAAATATAATTCTCCATATCCCATAACTAGAAAAAACGTTGGAAGcagtgccacacacacacaaaactcacATTCAACACCCGAATAAACACGTGCCTTGGGTAAggttcttcatttataaaatagaaataataaaacctaTCTTCCTAGaattgttatgaagattaaacgAGTTCATCCTATCTCAAGCATTTAGGGACTATATTGACATTTATTACATGCTCAAATAGAAGCTATTATTAATATGTGACATCAGAGGTTCTTATTTTAGAATTCATGGATGGGCCTCTGAAGTTGCATATACAgtcatatatatgtctatatgccTAGACTCTGGGGAGAGAGTCCTTGGCTTTAATCAGATTCTTAAAGAAGTCAATGGTGAGAACACACTTGTTCAGTTCATACAGCTCCAAATAttcacatgaagtgatgcaaaatattagttgctcagtcacgcctgactctttgcaaccctgcggaatgtagctcaccagggtcctctgtccatgaaattttgcaggcaagaatactggagtgggtagccatgcccttcaggggatcttcctgacctggattgaacccgggtctcctgcagtgcaagcagattctttactgtgtgaactgtcagggaagtccaaatattTGCATACTTACTAATAAATGCATACAAGTGCACATAAGGCATGCACACACCAACCACTTTTCCTTATGTTTCCATAATAGTTCACCATGATTACTCACCAATTCTGGGTCAGAAGGAGAGTAAGACAGGCCTGGCCTTGGGCCTTCCTGGGTTGTGGTCTCAATACTCAAAAGCGAGGGTGGCTGTCTGAGAGCCGGGCTCGCCCTTTCCCACTGGGTTCACCactgctccctctcctcccctggaATGCCCTCGGTGGACGTTAGCACGGCCACCATTACCTTTCCTACACGGCCTGTCCCATTTTCTCCTGGTATCTCCTTGTCACCTCCTCCGCTTTCAGGGTAAGATGGGTGAGGATATGGTGAAGGCTAGCGAAGTGCAGGTGGAACTGGGCTTCCAGGTCCAGCTGCCCCAACACGCTCTCCTCCTCAGCCTCTTCCATCTCTCCAGCTTCAGTCTCAGCTCCCTCGGCTTTGCCACCTGCCACCTTGGCCTGCCACTCCTGCCGGGGCAGCAGCCCGTGCTCCATATCCATGCGGATGGCCTTGAGCATGGTGAAGTAGTTGTAGAGATCGGAGGCGCCCACCTGGGCATGGTAcccgtgtgtgctcagctgcatgTCCCGCAGAAGACTGGGGATCATCACCACCTGCTCCATGTTGCGCACCACGGCCAGGTACCGGTCCATGACGGTCAGCAGGCAGTTCTTGGGGTAGTGCTTGGTCAGCGCCTGCATGATGGCTTTATCTTCCATATGGAGTCCCGCAGACTGCCTCGGCCTCTGTTTCCAGGCTGTTATTTTTATGTCAGTATGCACAGCAGTTTGACAGGATGCCGAGACCCAGCCAGTAGGTCAACACAGCCCTCTTTTAGGCCAATCCTAGGGCTTGGGTCCCAACGTCCTGTATCAGGTGATCCATCTGCCCAGCAACAGAACTGCCAGACTTCTGACTGTCATTTCAGTGTTCTGTGACTGCGTCAGAAAGAGCCCGGCTCCTCCTTCATCAGCTTGCAGAGCCATTTACAGGGCAGCCTTGTCCTTTGGCAGCTGGTGCACTTGACCCCGAGGCAATAATTAATTCTCTCAGGTCACCTAAGACCAAGCTGCCCACTGGCTATCTGTGTCTTAAGTCCAACTTGCTTCTTTCATTTGGGTGCCTCAGCTGTGAAATGAACTAGGGAAGAGGGTCACGCAATGAAACGGCTTAATGTGGGACAAAGAGCTCTCAGATGGGAGCCAGAAGTCTGGTTCTGCAATTTCTCAGTTGTGTGTTGTCATCGTTTGCTAGTTAACACTTAAGAGCGCTCACTTTGCATCAAGTACTACACTGAGCTCTTTCACCCAGTCCATACAATGAGTGCTTTAACATTCTCATTTtaccaatgagaaaactgaggtgcacACAGCTAAAGTAACTTGCCCATGGTGCCTTTGGGGCTGGGATTCCAGCCTGGGACCACCTCTCTCTCACCTCCAGTTAGGAGTCTAGACTGATGTGTGAAGTTGCATAAGTTATACAAGTTAACAGGATCCATCTCCTTGTCTGTAGATTTGAGGTGTTATTGTAAGGAGACAAGGCTAAACAAAATGCTTTGTAAATCACAAAGTGTAGTCCCCAGATGTATTATCCCTTCAGTTGCTGGATTAATGCTCAGGTCCCTCTCAATACTAGCCTGTAATCCCATGAGTTATGAAGCTTCGTCTTCACCATTGACCCAGTGTTTCGGCCAACAGTCTTGAGATAATAATCCCTTGCATTGCCACATTTTCACAGCTGGCAAACTGTGTTTGCTATACTTcttaataattagaaaaatgaacCCTAGTGAGAGGTTCCAAGTTTCACAAGTTAGTAGCAATTAGTAGCAGAGTCAAGTGAACAAGGCCTTCTGGGTTCTGAGTCAGGCCCTGCTTGCAACTCCACTTTGAGAGGGAAGATTTATTAAGTACCTTCTGCCCCAGCATgggaggagacaggaggagaagcgcATGGGAGGTCATCTTGTCTCAACTAGGCTACTTTCACCCCCACTCCGGGCAGGGGCCCCTCTGCACCCTCCTGACTGGGGCTCACCCACTGGACCACTTCCTTCTACTCCTATGCCCGGAGGCATGAGATTGTTTGTCTTTGTATTGAACTGGAATCTAACTCGCTACACAGCTccgccacccctcccccatgAAATCAAAACATTCACCCTATCCAAAAGTCATGGGCCTTAACTCTGCTTATATGAGCACAACAGGATAGTGTGAAAAAACCATCTTTAACTTGCTTAGTCACACTGCAGATTGAGCAGAAAAACATTAGTGTCCCCCtttccaaatgaggaaactgagactcaggaaaGGGGAGTCTCAGACATGACAGGAGGAGGCCCAGCCCAGCTCTCCAGGCCTCAGAAGAAAGTGACAGCCATCCCTCTCTCCAGGACCCCTTGATGGGCTAGCCAGGCACATGGCTGCAGATGACCTGGGGTCACCCTGCATTGGACAATTGGCCTTGCCTCTCTAAGGCACAGAGAGCAGTCAAGTCCAGCCATGGGTCTGCTGTGAGGGCAAAGCTTCCACTTGTAACCCTTTCTGTATTGCAGGTTGTAAGCAGAACACAGAGCACGGTCAACTCCTCTTCcctctggctgtgtgaccctgggctagTCACCACTCCTCTTTAAGGTTCAACTTCCTCCTAAGTTATAATAATGATAAGAGCAAGCATTGACTGAGGATTTGCTATCCTAAGCTAAGCTGATACAtgcaaagtgcttagaacagaagTCAATTCTCCCAATAATCCTATGGCGTAGATAGTCTTtgttcacagaggaggaaattgaAGCCTAAGAAGGTCAAGTAATTAGTCTTAAGATGCACACTATTAGCTTTTAGACAAACAGAAATTGGAATTAGTGGTAAATCCTGCCCACTGATATTAACAGTTATGAGGACTAGAGACAACATTTGTGTGTAATACCTGATATATATTGCAAAACCTCAGTAAACATGCACTGCCTCCTGGCCATTCCTATTTCCTATGCTATGCTCCtaatttctcctttattcttcCATTCTAGGGCTTGCTACATACACTTCCATTCCCTTTGTACCTATCCTGGTGCCCAGACCTGCAAATGCTCAGTAGATGCTGGCTGATGGATTACCATTAGACTCACTTTCTGATGCACTCTAGAGTCCTTGGTTATAATGTCCAGTCACCTTGAAAAATAGGGTCCCTGGCTTGGAAGGAGGCAGTAGTGAGGCCTTTGACCCAGTGAGGGAGTCCAAGTGGCTGCAGCCACACATGGCCCAGGCATGGCAGGTGCTCAAAATCAGCTCATGGGCCTGACTCTAAAGGGAGGCTCTTTTCCAGACTTCTAGGAGAGGTACGCCATACTCCTGTCCTGGCAGTCTTCCTCATACACACTGTTCTTTCTCAATATGTTAATGTAAACAAACAGTTTGCAATATACATTAGCCAGAGGACTTCGCttgtggttcagtgattaagaatccaacCTTGCAAcagtgcaggttccatccctggtccaagaactaATAtgccacatgccgtggagcagctcAGCCTGTGTGTCCCAACCagagagtccatgcactgcaatgaaagatcccacacgatgtaacaaagatcctgtgtgccatagctgagacctgatgcagccaaatatgtatatatatgtatgtataaagaaCCTAAaggtgtgggatggggtggagggtgggagagagagaggttcaagatggacagaacatatatatatatttatggctgagtcatgtttttgtatggcagaaaccaacacaacattgtaaagtaattatcctccaattaagatgCATTAGCCCGACATTAACTCCGTCAGTCAGCTACATGGAGAATTTGCATAAAACTATTTCCTAACCTATGAGTGGAAAACAGCAAGTTTTCTAAATTAATAAAgtggaaaaatataattttaatagattACTTAAGTAAACATTTGACTAATTCATTTTAGCCCTAAAatactttttgtttgcttttttacttttctagGAAAATACCACACCATGCTGCTTGGGAATCGAAGTTCCCTGGCCgggaaatcaaaactacaccCTCGGCAGTGAAATCACAGTCCCAgtacaggactgccagggaagggaaaacattcttaaaatatcTTTCCTCTGGAAAATGGGGCTTCCTCTGTATTTGAACATCCAGGATGGCTGAGCAGTGGATTTAGCCAGAGACCAGGAGTCTGGACACTGTGGTTTGGGTTCTGGGGCTGCGTCCAGGTCCACTTGTGACCAGGCTTCCTGGGCCCTAGCATCCATGACTGTAAAGGGAAGGGTTTGGAGATCTCTGAGGAAAAGGCCTTTCAGTCCTGGTCGTATAATTCCTTCTGAATCCATGTTTGGGTCACTAAGGATATCATTACCCAGGTCTAGTGCCTTTCTCGTTAACCCAGGTCCAGAATCACTGACTCGGGTCTGGAAAACATGATGTTCTGCTTATAGACAGGGCTGGGAGAACTGAGCCAGAGTGGTGGGCCGGGCAGGAGGGCCCCATCAGCAGTGGCCTCCTGGGCCtccctttccccatctattcaacAAGGGGACTGGTCTTCATTAagtcctctgaagaaggaattcatagggcctggactccatcttaggcctgttcatgatGATCATGCccagccacctttccaatggactctgaactctgtgtttagtgcctatgaaaacaacagaaggataagagcccccccagacaggggaaccttgaagatcgtatctaggttactcatcacctaagagaaaacatacactaatcaccccttcctccagacaggtcataaatttttctgtatctactgGAGTGTAACCtcaggtttattgattattggctaattgtttgactgtttgagcacatgagcacatagcacgtgaatgatggggttattgggattgtattttccttggtttatgtaagtctcaaggaatttggagtggtgggttcagacacgaacacatggggtataaaagattttcacaaatgctggtcggggtccttggctaagaggagactctgccttgggcccgctggtgtaataaactgcattccactatctgcattgtccttctgagtgagtttgtttcccggagcacgtggctacaacatttggtgcattggccaggaaactcctcactttgaggagacagGTCTCATTTGAGGCCACCCCGAGGCTTTGTGGCTTGAATCTCTTACAGGGGGGAAGGCACCTCGCCCCTCTGGAAGAATTCAGCCTTTCAACACCCGGTTCCTTCGCTTTGGCAGGTAGTGAACGGTAGCAAGGGAACTGAGCGCTCAGGTAAGGAGGAACCCACTCggcagggtggaagagggggcctgatcaACCCCCTGGGAGGGACTAGAAGGGGCACGGACCCACAGGGGCCTGGAATAGGCAGGCAGCAGCgattgcttggtacacaggtCGACGAGCGTGCTACGgtttaggaaggaaatttgtgaaggtcatttaggaggtgTGTCCACGCCGTCTCAGGGAAAATTACTACCAGCGATcgccaggggatttttaggataGGAAATTGGTCCTTGTATGCTCGtattctgccctcccccaggaggtgtcccatctgctgtgaaattcttgacTCCCTCGAAATTGTTGGCTAGAAGGAAggggatacataagtgagtaTGAATTGGCTTTCCCAGAGATGGCCTGGGacatgggatatttaacccatctgtgttttcatccacacctgatcaagcccaccaaggcagaatggactttaagggagaaacagtcttggaccaTGTGGTGTTCTGGTTCGGCTGTGCTGACCAGCAGGTGAAAGCATGccgatcccccttctccctctgggatctgtcaggtaaggctcttctcaccccaattaggaaggaggcagaatggcaatctaagtgtcattgagtggaaatatcagaagtacatagggTACTGAGAACTTCGTAGACAGAacgaaaaggaaaagtagaagaaggtcAGGGAAGGTAAGCAAGATGGGAGGAAGTTAATCTAAGGCAACTGTAttggagtgcatgattaaaaattttaagaagggaTTAGGAGGAGACTATGGGGTGAAGATGAAGCCTAACCGCctccacatactctgtgaggtcAAATGGCCCCCTatgggagtaggatggccaccagagGACACCATGAACTTacaaatagtggaagcagtctatacagtagtcacaggagagccaggacacctggatcaatatccatatattgactcatggctagggttagctcaagaccctcctacttggacaagcttctgtatccagaagggaaaggggaaaatattaatggcacaaaaaatgactgatgataaaaaaggaaattctacaggatttggaTGGGGATGACCTAACCCCTCCCCCATACTGGATAATGATGCTCCTGCCTCCCAGTTCTCCACCAGGACCAGAGGCCGCCTTAATGCCCCATCCAGGGCCAGGTGAAATCCTGCAGCACCCACTGCTCCTCCGCCAGCTTTCCCCAGGGTCATAGAGCCGCCACCTCGGCAGGCTCCAATCCTGGTGACAGAAGCCTCTGGCCAACACTTCCAGGATCCGGTTCCAGCCAAACCGCCCAAGCTATATCCGCCTCTCCCGGTGAGTACTGACAAGAAGGGGAAGGAGACGTTGGAATTAAGCAGAAACTGCGCTCTGCCAGAGAACTGGAGGGAACGAAAGAGAACAGACAGGAGATTTGCAATGCTAGCTGCTCCTCTGGGAAAGTCTATCTCAGGCCCTCCTGAAAACCTCCTCTGCCCCAGGGACAGGACAGTCCTCCAACCGGTCCCAACCGAGGCCCCGCCCCATTACAGCCAAACCAGTGTGCCCGGTGCAGAGCTTTTGGCCACTGGAAGAATGAATGCCCTAaggcaaggaaggaagaggaagctccCGCAGTTGTGGGGCTTGCTGACTTGGAAAGTAAATAGGGCTGCTGGGGCTCAGAGATATCAGGTCCCCGAGAGCCCATGGTAACCGTAAAAGTGGGGGACCAAAACATTGACTTCATGGTAGATACAGGAACAGAACTGTCGGTAGTAAAACCTGTGGCACCACTGTCCAAAAAGACTACCGCTTAAC is part of the Bos javanicus breed banteng chromosome 29, ARS-OSU_banteng_1.0, whole genome shotgun sequence genome and harbors:
- the THRSP gene encoding thyroid hormone-inducible hepatic protein; this encodes MEDKAIMQALTKHYPKNCLLTVMDRYLAVVRNMEQVVMIPSLLRDMQLSTHGYHAQVGASDLYNYFTMLKAIRMDMEHGLLPRQEWQAKVAGGKAEGAETEAGEMEEAEEESVLGQLDLEAQFHLHFASLHHILTHLTLKAEEVTRRYQEKMGQAV